One window from the genome of Candidatus Manganitrophaceae bacterium encodes:
- a CDS encoding GTP-binding protein: MTPQTPIVILTGYLGSGKTTLLRRVVDLADRRLAIVMNEFGALAVDSQVVAGEKIRIAELEGGCVCCSLLGDFDAAVKELIETVRPDEILLETTGLAEPDGLIAEIEENLPALSLHAVVAVVDADATLRFPSIGQTGRIQIEAADLILLNKIDLIDETQHREVRERVRAIQPAALLLETVHCQVDPGLILGRPLRTGFQWERRKRPEAHRPPMQSFELRMDRPLDRICFEAFVVRLPDTVYRAKGFIPFEEGIFLFNFVAGRSELIAFPKISGVLGLVFIGEKVLDLESMITTDLAACAAAPDPH; the protein is encoded by the coding sequence GTGACCCCCCAAACCCCGATTGTTATCCTCACCGGCTATCTTGGCAGTGGAAAGACGACGCTCCTCCGGAGAGTGGTCGATCTTGCCGACCGGCGGCTTGCAATTGTGATGAATGAATTCGGCGCGCTTGCGGTCGATTCCCAAGTCGTCGCCGGAGAGAAGATTCGGATTGCCGAGTTGGAGGGGGGCTGTGTCTGCTGCTCGCTGCTCGGCGATTTCGACGCAGCGGTAAAAGAGCTGATCGAGACCGTTCGGCCCGATGAGATTCTCCTCGAGACGACCGGCCTCGCCGAGCCCGATGGGCTGATCGCCGAGATCGAGGAGAACCTCCCCGCCTTGTCGCTCCATGCCGTCGTGGCGGTCGTCGATGCCGATGCCACCCTCCGCTTCCCCTCGATCGGCCAGACCGGCCGGATCCAGATTGAAGCGGCCGATCTGATCCTCCTGAACAAGATCGATCTCATCGACGAGACGCAACATCGAGAGGTGCGCGAACGGGTGAGGGCGATCCAACCGGCCGCCCTTTTGTTGGAGACGGTCCATTGCCAGGTCGACCCGGGACTGATCCTGGGAAGGCCGCTTCGAACCGGCTTTCAATGGGAGCGCCGGAAGCGACCGGAGGCGCATCGACCGCCGATGCAGTCGTTCGAGCTGCGGATGGATCGTCCGCTCGACCGGATTTGCTTCGAGGCGTTCGTCGTCCGACTTCCCGACACGGTTTACCGCGCGAAGGGATTTATTCCTTTTGAAGAGGGGATCTTTTTATTCAATTTTGTCGCGGGCCGGTCGGAGCTGATCGCTTTTCCTAAGATATCGGGAGTCCTGGGTTTGGTCTTCATTGGAGAGAAGGTCCTTGATTTAGAGTCAATGATTACAACCGACCTCGCCGCCTGCGCGGCAGCGCCGGACCCTCACTAG
- a CDS encoding rhodanese — protein sequence MSYQISPEELKQRQGTGDSLLLLDVREPMEFEFARIPDSVLIPLAQLPSRLGELDPEAEIITICHHGVRSLTALNILIKNGFANVKNLTGGIDAYSRMADPTIPRYR from the coding sequence ATGAGCTACCAAATTTCTCCGGAAGAGTTAAAACAGCGACAGGGAACCGGGGATTCTTTATTGCTTCTCGATGTTCGGGAGCCGATGGAATTTGAATTCGCACGGATCCCGGACTCGGTCTTGATTCCCTTAGCGCAGCTCCCTTCCCGGTTGGGAGAGCTCGACCCCGAGGCGGAGATCATCACCATCTGTCACCACGGGGTTCGAAGCTTAACCGCGCTGAACATTTTAATTAAAAACGGATTCGCCAACGTCAAAAACCTCACCGGCGGAATCGACGCCTATTCTCGGATGGCCGATCCGACGATTCCGAGATATCGGTAA
- a CDS encoding nuclear transport factor 2 family protein: MESEIEAVRRANETFYQAFEKLDIQEMDALWIKEDYIKCIHPGWEVRIGWQEVRDSWVLIFNHTYEIKFSVNLIDIVIRSDWAWVVCLELISTQDQGRWVEGRVLSTNIFEKREGRWLLIHHHGSPLLAVEEREEDEDEEQEESENPGLPMIDEETPPEEMG, translated from the coding sequence GTGGAAAGCGAGATCGAAGCGGTTCGAAGGGCGAACGAGACCTTCTATCAGGCATTCGAGAAATTGGACATTCAGGAGATGGATGCCCTCTGGATTAAAGAGGATTATATTAAATGCATTCATCCCGGCTGGGAGGTCCGCATCGGCTGGCAAGAAGTGCGTGACAGCTGGGTCCTGATTTTCAATCACACCTATGAGATTAAATTTTCAGTTAATCTGATCGACATTGTGATCCGGTCGGATTGGGCCTGGGTCGTCTGTCTCGAGCTCATCTCAACGCAGGACCAAGGAAGGTGGGTTGAAGGGCGGGTGCTCTCGACCAACATCTTCGAGAAGCGGGAGGGACGCTGGCTCCTGATCCATCATCACGGCTCTCCCCTCTTGGCGGTCGAGGAGCGCGAAGAGGACGAGGATGAGGAGCAAGAGGAGAGTGAGAATCCGGGGCTGCCGATGATTGATGAAGAGACCCCTCCGGAGGAGATGGGCTAG
- the acs gene encoding acetate--CoA ligase, producing the protein MGSEKEITSVLNERRLFKPKKEFSAQAQISSLEAYKRLYRKAEKDPEAFWAGLAKELTWFKPWKKVLEWKPPFAKWFVGGKINIAYNCLDRHLETWRKNKAAIIWEGEPGDSRVLTYQDLHREVCRFANVLKGQGVVKGDRVAIYMPMIPELAIAMLACARIGATHSIIFGGFSATALRDRINDAEAKWVVTADGGYRKGEVVTLKEKVDEALKETPGVEKTIVVRRTQTPVQMQADRDFWWHDLMKGASDQCPAEALDSEHPLFILYTSGTTGKPKGVVHTTAGYLLGTTVTARWIFDLKETDTYWCTADIGWVTGHSYVIYGILSNGVTTVMYEGTPTYPQPDRLWEIIDKYKVNILYTAPTAIRALIKMGESWPKRHDLGSLRLLGTVGEPINPEAWMWYHQVIGKGRCPIVDTWWQTETGAIMITPLPGAIPTKPGSATLPFPGIAVDVVNREGESVPANVGGYLVIKRPWPSMLRTVWKDPERYKKQYWSDIPGVYFTGDGARRDKDGYFWVMGRVDDVINVAGHRLGTMEIESALVSHTAVAEAAVVGRPDDLKGTAIAAFVTLENGNAPTDKLKEALRAHVVKEIGAIARPDEIRFTENLPKTRSGKIMRRLLRDIAARRETVGDTTTLEDYTVLAKLRQEEE; encoded by the coding sequence ATGGGCTCGGAGAAAGAAATTACCTCTGTTTTGAACGAGCGTCGCCTTTTTAAACCGAAGAAGGAGTTTAGCGCCCAGGCGCAGATCTCCAGCCTGGAGGCGTACAAACGTCTTTATCGAAAAGCGGAGAAAGATCCGGAAGCCTTTTGGGCCGGGCTGGCGAAGGAGCTCACCTGGTTTAAGCCGTGGAAGAAAGTCCTCGAATGGAAACCCCCCTTCGCGAAATGGTTCGTCGGCGGAAAAATCAACATCGCTTATAATTGCCTCGACCGCCATCTGGAAACGTGGCGAAAGAACAAAGCGGCGATTATCTGGGAGGGAGAGCCGGGCGATTCGCGTGTTTTAACCTACCAAGATCTCCACCGGGAAGTCTGCCGGTTTGCCAATGTTCTAAAGGGGCAAGGGGTTGTCAAGGGAGATCGGGTGGCAATCTACATGCCGATGATTCCGGAGTTGGCGATTGCGATGCTCGCCTGCGCCCGGATCGGCGCCACCCACTCCATCATCTTCGGCGGCTTCTCGGCCACGGCGCTGCGGGATCGGATCAATGACGCCGAGGCAAAATGGGTCGTCACTGCCGACGGCGGCTACCGAAAAGGGGAAGTCGTCACGCTGAAAGAGAAGGTCGATGAGGCGCTGAAGGAGACCCCGGGCGTCGAGAAAACCATCGTCGTCCGGCGAACCCAGACCCCGGTCCAGATGCAGGCCGACCGCGACTTCTGGTGGCATGACCTCATGAAGGGCGCCTCCGATCAGTGCCCCGCCGAGGCGCTCGATTCGGAGCACCCCCTTTTTATCCTCTACACCAGCGGAACAACCGGTAAGCCGAAGGGGGTGGTCCACACGACCGCCGGGTACCTTCTCGGGACCACCGTCACCGCGCGCTGGATCTTCGACCTCAAGGAGACCGACACCTACTGGTGCACCGCCGATATCGGTTGGGTCACCGGCCACTCCTATGTCATTTACGGCATCCTCTCGAACGGCGTTACGACGGTGATGTACGAAGGGACGCCGACCTATCCGCAGCCCGACCGGCTCTGGGAAATTATCGATAAATATAAGGTGAACATTCTCTACACCGCGCCGACGGCGATCCGTGCCCTGATCAAGATGGGGGAGTCGTGGCCGAAGCGCCATGACCTCGGCAGCCTTCGACTGCTCGGAACTGTCGGAGAGCCGATCAATCCGGAGGCCTGGATGTGGTACCACCAGGTCATCGGCAAGGGACGCTGCCCCATCGTCGACACCTGGTGGCAGACGGAGACCGGCGCCATCATGATTACGCCGCTGCCGGGGGCCATTCCGACCAAGCCCGGCTCCGCAACCCTTCCGTTCCCCGGAATTGCCGTGGATGTCGTCAACCGTGAAGGGGAGTCGGTCCCAGCCAATGTCGGCGGCTATCTCGTCATTAAACGTCCCTGGCCGTCGATGCTTCGGACCGTCTGGAAAGATCCGGAGCGGTACAAAAAACAATACTGGTCCGACATTCCGGGGGTCTACTTCACCGGAGACGGCGCCCGGCGGGACAAAGACGGCTATTTCTGGGTGATGGGACGGGTCGATGACGTTATCAATGTCGCCGGGCATCGCCTCGGCACGATGGAGATCGAATCAGCGCTCGTCTCCCATACCGCGGTGGCCGAGGCGGCTGTGGTCGGTCGGCCCGATGATTTAAAGGGCACTGCGATCGCCGCCTTCGTCACCCTCGAAAACGGCAATGCGCCGACCGACAAGCTCAAAGAGGCGTTGCGCGCCCATGTGGTGAAAGAAATCGGCGCCATCGCCCGGCCGGATGAGATCCGGTTTACTGAAAACCTCCCTAAAACACGAAGCGGCAAGATCATGCGGCGACTGCTTCGGGATATTGCGGCGAGGCGGGAGACGGTGGGCGATACGACCACGCTGGAAGATTACACCGTGCTCGCCAAGCTGCGCCAGGAAGAAGAGTAA
- a CDS encoding Slp family lipoprotein, giving the protein MKRIWQPLFIFALLISMPACTGILSEQVRSTADEETLFEEIFEDPTQHKGKIFILGGEIIHLQYVGQKTEVEFAEIPLYRGGHPALGFDPGEHFFVVFPDRVDETLLKRGKVMTIAGRVIGTRQVRGFDYPLFSYEESYVWDKLHQDRFPSYGAFLGQS; this is encoded by the coding sequence ATGAAGCGCATATGGCAGCCTCTCTTTATTTTCGCCCTTTTGATTTCGATGCCGGCCTGCACAGGCATCCTCTCCGAACAGGTCCGCTCGACCGCCGACGAAGAAACTCTCTTTGAAGAAATCTTTGAAGATCCCACCCAACATAAAGGGAAAATCTTTATCCTCGGCGGTGAGATCATCCATCTGCAGTATGTCGGTCAAAAAACCGAAGTGGAGTTTGCAGAAATCCCGCTTTATCGGGGGGGGCATCCCGCCCTCGGTTTTGATCCGGGCGAGCACTTCTTTGTCGTCTTTCCCGACCGTGTCGATGAAACCCTCCTCAAAAGAGGAAAGGTGATGACGATCGCCGGACGGGTTATCGGGACGCGTCAGGTCCGCGGCTTTGACTATCCGCTTTTTTCCTATGAGGAGTCGTATGTTTGGGACAAGCTTCATCAAGATCGCTTCCCCTCCTACGGCGCCTTCCTCGGTCAGTCTTAA
- a CDS encoding cupin domain-containing protein: MQVVSVEKMKAFSPEKMKKTNLFDTKNLFFDLYCFEAGQAQKPHAHEGEDKVYFVLEGEGAFRIGTEEQTVKAYSAVLAPAGVDHGVTNRSSERLVVLVFMAPKPHH; encoded by the coding sequence ATGCAGGTGGTGAGTGTTGAAAAAATGAAGGCTTTCTCGCCGGAGAAGATGAAAAAAACCAACCTCTTTGATACGAAGAATCTCTTTTTCGATCTTTACTGTTTTGAGGCGGGACAGGCCCAGAAGCCGCATGCGCATGAGGGAGAGGACAAGGTCTACTTTGTGCTGGAGGGGGAAGGCGCTTTCCGTATCGGCACGGAGGAGCAGACGGTGAAAGCCTACTCGGCGGTCTTGGCGCCGGCCGGCGTCGACCATGGGGTCACCAATCGCTCCTCCGAGCGGCTGGTCGTCCTGGTCTTCATGGCGCCGAAACCGCATCATTAA
- a CDS encoding glycerol-3-phosphate dehydrogenase/oxidase, with amino-acid sequence MRMASGLDRLQTAPVDLAIIGGGIQGAGLAREAALRGLSVALFEKGDFAGGTSSRTSHLIHGGIRYLEQGALSLVREAVQERHTLSRLAPHLVRPLPFLFPIYRGGERGRWKIRAGMMLYDFLAGSKRIGPHRMLSAAETLAEEPQLGSEGLIGAARFYDCRMNDARLCLAVLLSAQEWGASLFNYVSVVGLLRDGERVSGVQVQEVLTGARYDIYARVVVNAAGPWVDRICRMEGDTAQRIRPTKGIHLLFPRLTKAHAVVVSSEQKRRIFFVIPWMGKSLIGTTDTDFTGDLDDVRADEEEVGWLLRETARLFPKGRLTAAAIIAKYAGVRPLVYDPAGTASDLSREGRMEWTAGGMLVLVGGKYTLFRATARKAMNAIMTQVPSLKAQPQPPGEPSLHGGEMTSLVEYIKEQLPEARDRYRISEEGLRYLIGAYGTKFHAVLAVGRSDKGLLKPLTPLGYPFAAEVVYAVRVEMAKRLSDFMRRRTPLALGAYKRDATLIRQVAEQMGQELRWNQDRVQKEIEDYQAEVE; translated from the coding sequence ATGCGGATGGCATCCGGTCTCGACCGATTACAGACGGCTCCGGTCGATCTGGCGATTATCGGCGGCGGCATCCAAGGGGCGGGACTTGCTCGGGAAGCCGCCCTGCGGGGGCTGTCGGTCGCTCTTTTCGAAAAGGGAGATTTCGCAGGAGGAACCTCCAGCCGGACCTCCCACCTCATCCACGGCGGCATCCGATATCTTGAGCAAGGAGCGCTCAGCCTGGTTCGCGAAGCGGTGCAGGAGCGCCACACCCTCTCTCGACTTGCGCCTCATCTCGTCCGACCCCTTCCGTTTCTTTTTCCAATCTATCGCGGGGGAGAGCGGGGACGGTGGAAAATCCGGGCCGGGATGATGCTCTACGATTTTCTCGCCGGATCGAAAAGAATCGGCCCGCATCGAATGTTGAGCGCCGCCGAGACCCTTGCGGAGGAGCCTCAGCTCGGATCGGAGGGCTTGATCGGAGCCGCCCGTTTTTACGACTGCCGAATGAATGATGCGCGGCTCTGCCTCGCTGTTCTGCTCTCGGCGCAGGAGTGGGGGGCGTCGCTTTTTAATTATGTCTCTGTCGTCGGTCTGCTCCGCGATGGGGAGCGGGTGTCGGGAGTTCAGGTCCAAGAGGTTCTCACCGGGGCGCGATATGACATCTATGCACGCGTTGTGGTGAACGCCGCCGGGCCCTGGGTCGATCGGATCTGCCGGATGGAAGGAGACACGGCCCAACGGATTCGACCGACAAAGGGAATTCATCTGCTCTTTCCCAGGCTGACGAAGGCCCATGCGGTGGTGGTCTCCAGTGAGCAGAAGCGGCGCATTTTTTTCGTAATCCCATGGATGGGGAAGAGTCTCATCGGCACCACCGACACCGATTTCACCGGCGATCTGGACGATGTCCGGGCCGATGAAGAAGAGGTCGGCTGGCTCCTGCGCGAGACGGCCCGTCTCTTTCCGAAAGGCCGACTCACGGCAGCGGCGATCATCGCTAAATATGCGGGGGTCCGGCCGTTGGTCTATGATCCGGCGGGGACCGCCTCCGATCTCTCCCGGGAAGGGCGGATGGAGTGGACCGCCGGCGGAATGTTGGTCCTTGTGGGCGGAAAGTACACCCTTTTTCGCGCGACGGCCCGGAAGGCGATGAATGCGATTATGACCCAAGTGCCGAGCCTGAAGGCACAGCCGCAGCCGCCCGGTGAGCCGTCGCTCCATGGGGGGGAGATGACGTCGCTGGTGGAATATATAAAGGAGCAACTCCCCGAAGCGCGGGACCGTTACCGAATCAGCGAAGAGGGGCTTCGTTATTTAATCGGCGCCTATGGAACAAAATTCCATGCCGTCTTGGCCGTCGGACGCTCCGACAAAGGACTGCTCAAGCCGCTCACCCCATTGGGATATCCTTTTGCGGCAGAGGTTGTCTATGCCGTCCGGGTGGAAATGGCGAAGCGGCTCTCAGACTTCATGCGGCGCCGGACCCCCCTGGCGCTCGGCGCTTACAAGCGGGATGCGACGCTGATCAGGCAGGTTGCGGAACAAATGGGACAAGAGCTTCGTTGGAATCAGGACCGCGTTCAGAAAGAGATCGAAGACTATCAGGCGGAGGTGGAGTAG
- a CDS encoding RtcB family protein, with protein sequence MLLSEKIKQVGPTVWEIDRSYKPGMQVPARIYATGKLIREMDETVIEQLTNVATLPGLLRYAYCMPDGHSGYGFPIGGVAAMDAEEGVISPGGIGFDINCGMRLVRTRLTEAEVAPKIKALVDLLYERVPAGVGSKGFVKLTPKEFKAVIAGGARWCLEQGYAWPEDLEFTEEAGCIAGADPEKISKKAIERGLGQIGTLGSGNHYLEIQVVREANIFDRKLAEGFGLFPGQVVVMFHCGSRGFGHQVATDYLQRFLDVMEPKYGIKVLDRELACAPFRSPEGRDYFAAMKCGLNMSFANRQTILHRIRECFAQVFEKKAETLGLEMIYDVAHNTAKLERYQINGKWREVLVHRKGATRAFGPGEQALPPQYRPYGQPVIIGGSMETGSYLLVGTQRAMTETFGSTAHGSGRTMSRTQARKMFRGDQLQKEMLARGIYVRSASYAGLAEEAGSSYKEIDEVIEACALAGISKPVVKFAPIGNIKG encoded by the coding sequence ATGCTGCTGAGTGAAAAGATCAAACAGGTCGGTCCGACAGTTTGGGAGATCGACCGGTCGTATAAACCGGGGATGCAGGTTCCGGCGCGGATCTATGCGACCGGAAAGCTGATCCGCGAGATGGATGAGACGGTCATTGAGCAGCTGACGAACGTCGCCACCCTACCCGGTCTGCTCCGTTATGCCTACTGCATGCCCGACGGACATTCCGGCTACGGTTTTCCGATCGGCGGGGTGGCGGCGATGGATGCCGAAGAGGGGGTCATCAGCCCCGGCGGGATCGGCTTCGACATCAACTGCGGGATGCGGCTGGTCCGGACCCGCCTCACCGAAGCGGAGGTGGCGCCGAAGATCAAAGCGCTGGTCGATCTTCTCTATGAACGGGTCCCGGCCGGGGTCGGAAGCAAAGGCTTCGTCAAGCTGACCCCCAAGGAATTCAAAGCGGTCATCGCCGGTGGCGCCCGCTGGTGTCTGGAGCAGGGGTACGCGTGGCCGGAAGACCTGGAGTTCACCGAAGAAGCGGGCTGCATCGCGGGGGCCGATCCGGAGAAGATCAGCAAAAAGGCGATCGAGCGGGGCTTGGGCCAGATCGGAACCCTTGGCTCCGGCAATCATTATCTCGAAATACAGGTGGTGCGAGAGGCGAATATTTTCGACCGGAAACTCGCCGAGGGGTTCGGTCTTTTCCCGGGCCAGGTGGTGGTGATGTTTCACTGCGGCTCGCGCGGTTTTGGCCATCAGGTGGCGACCGACTATCTTCAGCGCTTCCTCGATGTGATGGAGCCGAAGTACGGAATCAAGGTGCTCGACCGCGAGCTCGCCTGCGCGCCGTTTCGTTCTCCCGAAGGGCGCGACTATTTCGCGGCGATGAAGTGCGGGCTCAACATGTCCTTCGCCAATCGGCAGACGATCCTTCATCGGATTCGAGAGTGCTTCGCGCAGGTCTTTGAAAAGAAGGCGGAGACGCTCGGTTTAGAAATGATCTATGACGTGGCGCACAATACGGCGAAGTTGGAGCGCTATCAAATCAATGGAAAATGGCGGGAGGTCTTGGTCCACCGCAAGGGGGCGACGCGGGCTTTCGGGCCGGGAGAGCAAGCGCTCCCGCCGCAGTATCGCCCCTACGGCCAGCCGGTCATCATCGGGGGAAGCATGGAGACCGGGAGCTATCTTTTGGTCGGCACGCAGCGGGCGATGACCGAGACCTTCGGGAGCACGGCGCACGGCTCCGGCCGGACAATGAGCCGGACCCAAGCACGAAAGATGTTTCGCGGAGATCAGCTTCAGAAAGAGATGCTCGCCCGGGGAATCTATGTCCGGTCGGCCTCTTACGCCGGTCTCGCCGAGGAGGCGGGCTCCTCTTACAAAGAGATCGACGAGGTCATCGAGGCGTGCGCGCTTGCCGGGATCTCCAAGCCGGTCGTCAAGTTTGCCCCGATCGGAAACATCAAAGGATGA
- a CDS encoding archease: MPYRFIEGLTVADIAFEARGGTLEELFSSAGLAVTATQIEELSILQPKESRPFHLTHRAIDRLLFDFLQELVYWKDVDLLLFNAFDLSIKEEGGYLLTGTGYGEPIDPKRHALLIDVKAVTMHKFEVASDADGWKATVVLDI, translated from the coding sequence ATGCCCTATCGTTTCATCGAAGGCCTGACCGTCGCCGATATCGCTTTTGAGGCCCGCGGCGGAACATTGGAAGAGCTCTTCTCTTCGGCCGGCCTGGCTGTGACAGCGACTCAAATCGAGGAGCTCAGCATACTTCAGCCGAAGGAATCCCGCCCGTTTCATCTCACCCATCGGGCCATCGATCGGCTCCTTTTCGACTTCCTTCAGGAGTTGGTCTACTGGAAGGATGTCGATCTACTCCTCTTCAATGCTTTTGATCTTTCGATTAAAGAGGAAGGAGGGTATCTTCTCACCGGGACCGGCTATGGCGAGCCGATCGACCCGAAGCGGCATGCGCTGCTCATCGATGTGAAAGCGGTGACGATGCACAAATTCGAGGTCGCCTCCGATGCGGACGGCTGGAAGGCGACCGTGGTGCTCGACATTTAG